One window from the genome of Phycisphaerales bacterium encodes:
- a CDS encoding thioredoxin family protein: MGWFKRNGMAMVGTIAAMTAATSLSVALAGQDGNMNGQSARQGVTAGEKAPMFTLKDTEGKEHSLKAILAKDSTKAVVIEWFNPGCPFVKKHHRNATTMTDLAKEHKNDGVVWIAINSGAEGKQGAGIETNKEAIEDFKITYPVLMDMDGKVGKAYGAKRTPEMYVVAKDGTVVYHGAIDSDPSPRTMGEVNYVAEALKAYMAGETVATPRTQAYGCTVKYSN; this comes from the coding sequence ATGGGTTGGTTCAAACGGAATGGCATGGCGATGGTCGGCACGATTGCGGCGATGACCGCGGCAACGAGCCTCTCGGTCGCGCTGGCTGGCCAGGACGGCAACATGAACGGCCAGTCGGCGCGTCAGGGCGTGACGGCCGGTGAGAAGGCCCCGATGTTCACCCTCAAGGACACCGAGGGCAAGGAGCACAGCCTCAAGGCCATCCTCGCCAAGGACAGCACCAAGGCCGTGGTCATCGAGTGGTTCAACCCCGGCTGCCCGTTCGTCAAGAAGCACCATCGAAACGCCACCACGATGACCGATCTGGCGAAGGAGCACAAGAACGACGGCGTCGTGTGGATCGCCATCAACTCCGGCGCCGAGGGCAAGCAGGGCGCCGGCATCGAGACCAACAAGGAGGCTATCGAGGACTTCAAGATCACCTACCCCGTTCTCATGGACATGGACGGCAAGGTCGGCAAGGCCTACGGCGCCAAGCGCACGCCCGAGATGTACGTCGTCGCGAAGGACGGCACCGTGGTCTACCACGGCGCGATCGACAGCGACCCCAGCCCCCGCACCATGGGCGAGGTCAACTACGTCGCCGAGGCCCTCAAGGCCTACATGGCCGGCGAGACCGTCGCAACGCCGCGGACGCAGGCCTACGGCTGCACCGTCAAGTACAGCAACTGA
- a CDS encoding protein-disulfide reductase DsbD family protein — MLKRIAIAACTVLVGTCQLALAQDAGEVSKVSLVAESDEAAPGKTLLLGLRFELSEGWHIYWNGRNDTGFAPEVDWTLPKGVTVGPLLWPTPKRYVSPGDILDHVYEGTPTILVPITIEPGVEAGTMLKIAGKVEWLVCNELCLPGFGSVTIEVTVAGDSREEAGRLRPGSDIAVAASRLPRPVLPSALPDDFTIAWSEDAATVRAPGATSLAFYPARSSVALVSMLDDAHAGGDSMRLRLAPERRSESTQGERRLVGVLAVKDASGELRSYQIDAGPDGFRAPAHSALVSRVRQRVGGHSDGGG, encoded by the coding sequence TTGCTCAAACGAATTGCCATCGCAGCGTGCACCGTTCTCGTCGGCACGTGCCAACTTGCCCTGGCGCAGGACGCCGGCGAGGTATCAAAGGTCTCGCTCGTCGCCGAGTCGGACGAAGCCGCACCTGGCAAGACCTTGCTCCTCGGCCTCCGATTCGAGCTCAGCGAGGGCTGGCACATCTACTGGAACGGCCGCAACGACACCGGCTTCGCCCCCGAGGTCGACTGGACGCTGCCCAAGGGCGTGACGGTTGGGCCCTTGCTCTGGCCCACGCCAAAGCGCTACGTCTCGCCCGGCGACATCCTCGACCACGTATACGAGGGCACCCCGACCATCCTCGTGCCGATCACGATCGAGCCCGGCGTCGAAGCGGGCACGATGCTCAAAATCGCCGGCAAGGTCGAGTGGCTGGTGTGCAACGAACTTTGCCTGCCGGGCTTCGGGTCAGTGACCATCGAAGTCACGGTCGCCGGCGACTCGCGAGAAGAAGCCGGCCGGTTGCGCCCGGGATCTGACATAGCCGTTGCGGCATCTCGGTTGCCTCGGCCCGTGTTGCCTTCTGCACTGCCCGACGACTTTACGATCGCCTGGAGCGAAGACGCCGCGACGGTGCGCGCCCCAGGCGCAACCTCGCTGGCCTTCTACCCCGCGCGCTCATCGGTGGCGCTGGTGTCCATGCTCGACGACGCACACGCCGGCGGCGACTCCATGCGCCTCCGCCTCGCGCCCGAGCGTCGGTCCGAGTCCACGCAGGGCGAACGCCGCCTCGTCGGCGTGCTCGCGGTGAAGGACGCGTCGGGCGAATTGCGGTCGTACCAGATCGACGCCGGGCCGGACGGCTTCCGTGCTCCGGCACACTCTGCACTCGTTTCTCGCGTCCGCCAGCGCGTCGGGGGGCACTCCGACGGCGGCGGCTAG